The Victivallis sp. Marseille-Q1083 DNA window AACCCGGGCGACTGCCGCCGCGATTGCCGCCGGTGAATACGCCAGGGCCGATGAATTGCGCGGCAGCGACTGGTGCAAAATGGGCGATATCTACCGGACGCTGGCGCTGGCGGTGCCGTCGCTGCGTGAACCCGGGTCGGTTCGCCGCCGCCTCAGGATCGGCATGATCACCAGCGGCTGGCCGGCGCCGGGCATGAACAGCGCGCTGCGCACCATCAGCCGCCTCAGCCAGGAAGCCGGACATCAGGTCATCGGCATCGTCGACGGCGCGGACGGCCTGATCCAGAACCGCACCCGGGAATTTTCCTGGATGGAGGTGGAAAACTGGAATTCGAAGGGCGGCTCCAAGCTTGGCGCCAACCGCCATCTGCCCGGCGACCGTGATTTCTATGCCGTCGCCCGGACGCTGGAACAGTTGAAGCTCGACGGACTCGTCATGGTCGGCGGCTGGTCCGGTTACCTGTTGACCGATTTGCTCAACGAGCGCCGCAAGGAATTCCCGTCGTTCCGGCTGCCGATCGTCTGCGTGCCGGCCAGCATCAACAACAATCTGCCGGGCGCCGAATTGGCGATCGGGCCGGATACCGCCTTGAATACCATCGTCGAAGCGATCGACAAGATCAAGCATTCCGCCGACAGCGCCCGGAGGGTGTTCATCGTCGAAGTGATGGGGCGTTACTGCGGTTATCTGGCGATGATGAGCGGACTGGCCTGCGGCGGCGAATATGTCTATTTGCACGAAGACGGTTTGAAGCTGGCGCGGCTGCAGCACGATATCGAAGAACTCAAGCGGCAGTTCAGCAGCGCCGAACGGCACATGGCGTTGATCATCCGCAACGAACTGGTCAATCCGACCTATACGACGGATTTCATCGAGCAGTTGTTCTCCGAGGAGAGCGACGGCTGGTTCGATGTCCGCAAAACGATCCTCGGGCCGATGCAGCAGGGCGGGACGCCGAGTCCGTTCGACCGCATCCAGGGCGTCCGGCTCGGCCATCTCGGCCTGACCGCCTTGATCGACCGCATCACCCGGGATTCTTCCTGCTGCGCGTTCGTCGGCCAGAGCGAAGGCAAGCTACGGGTGTTCGACTGGCACGAATTGCGGGCGATGGTATCCAGCCGCCTCCAGCGGCCGCAGGAGCAGTGGTGGCTCGGCCTGAAGCAGATGGCCGAAATGCTGAACCGCCGTCCGATTGCCGCCGGCGAAAAGGCGTAAGCGCCGATGGAGTTGAAGGGCAAACGCATCCTGATCACCGGCGGCGCCGTCCGGGTCGGCGCCGCGATTGCCGGGATGCTGGCCGATGCCGGTGCCCGAGTGGTCATCCATTGCCGCCGTTCGCAGCAGGCGGCCGGA harbors:
- a CDS encoding 6-phosphofructokinase, yielding MNELNQGAIGVLTSGGDAQGMNAAIRAVVRSAIAAGFEVFGVYEGYQGLVDDRIEAMGWESVSGVMEFGGTFLGTARSMEFKTHAGLLKAVANLLKHRIDKLVVIGGDGSLAGADELRAKWPELVRELVQDNRAPAGAIEAFPQLKIVGMVGSIDNDMAETEMTIGADTALHRICEAVDALSSTAFSHQRTFIVEVMGRNCGYLALMSAIAAGASIVFIPEAPPVENWERSICTLLEASRKAGRHDHIIIVAEGARDRSGKLITSAYIQEVLDKRLHIESRITILGHVQRGGAPSAFDRYMSTAFGCVAVESFTKDTSNESRLVALRGNRVCTVPLMDAVAKTRATAAAIAAGEYARADELRGSDWCKMGDIYRTLALAVPSLREPGSVRRRLRIGMITSGWPAPGMNSALRTISRLSQEAGHQVIGIVDGADGLIQNRTREFSWMEVENWNSKGGSKLGANRHLPGDRDFYAVARTLEQLKLDGLVMVGGWSGYLLTDLLNERRKEFPSFRLPIVCVPASINNNLPGAELAIGPDTALNTIVEAIDKIKHSADSARRVFIVEVMGRYCGYLAMMSGLACGGEYVYLHEDGLKLARLQHDIEELKRQFSSAERHMALIIRNELVNPTYTTDFIEQLFSEESDGWFDVRKTILGPMQQGGTPSPFDRIQGVRLGHLGLTALIDRITRDSSCCAFVGQSEGKLRVFDWHELRAMVSSRLQRPQEQWWLGLKQMAEMLNRRPIAAGEKA